From Solibaculum mannosilyticum:
AAAGCCAACCGTTTGAACGCATCCGCCGTATCACCGGTTATCTGGTGGGTACTCTGGACCGTTTCAACGACGCCAAACGCGCAGAGGAACATGATCGTGTAAAGCACGGTGTATAACAGCGAGGTGGAATTAGTATTATGGGTTCCGTACTTCGATTGGCCGGTGTGGCAGAGGATTCCATTGTAGATGGCCCAGGGCTGCGATTGGCTATTTTCGTACAAGGATGTCCTCATAATTGTCCTGGATGCCACAATCCTGAAACACATGATTCTTCCGGTGGATACGATTTTTCCGTGGAGGATATCATCCAAAAATTACAAAAAAATCCTCTGCTAGACGGCATTACTCTCAGTGGCGGAGAACCTCTTTGTCAACCGGTTCCCCTGGTTCAATTGGCATTGTCCGCTCAGAAGATGGGGAAAAATGTCTGGCTCTACACGGGTTTTACCTGGAAACAAGTATTACAGATGCGTGAAAAAGACGATGCCGTCCGCGCTCTTCTGGATCAAGTAGATGTCTTAGTGGATGGCCCTTTTATTCAGTCACAAAGAAGCTTGGAACTGCATTTTCGGGGATCTTCCAATCAGCATCTGATTGACGTTCAAAAAAGTCTTGAGGCTGATATAGACCATCCTATCCTATGGGAATAGATCTGTCCTTATTTTTATCCTGCAGACCCTTCAGAACGGTCTGCAGGATTTTTTGTTTTCATAGAAAAAAGAGAGAAGCCTGCGGACGAAAGGACCGCAGGCTTCTCTCTTTTTTTATCTCATTGGAGGTAATAAAAAACACAATCTAGAATCAAACAACACCCTGAGCCATCATAGCATCGGCAACCTTCAGGAAACCAGCGATGTTAGCCCCCAATACCAGGTTATCCTCTGCGTCGTATTCCTTCGCAGCGGAAGCAGCCTGATGATAGATATTAACCATAATGGATTGGAGTTTCTGATCCACTTCCTCGAAAGTCCAGCTGAGCCGCTGAGCATTCTGGCTCATTTCCAGAGCAGATGTTGCTACGCCGCCGGCATTGGAAGCCTTGCCAGGTGCAAACAGAATGCCGTTCTTCTGGAATTCCTCAGTGGCCTCGATGGTGGAAGGCATGTTGGCACCTTCTGCGACAGCCTTTACGCCGTTCTTAATGAGGATCCGGGCATCTTCCACATCCAGTTCGTTCTGGGTAGCACAGGGCAGAGCGACATCGCAGGGGATAGTCCATACGCCACGGCCCTCGTGATACTGGGCATTGGGACGAGCTGCCACGTATTCGGAAATACGGCCGCGACGAACTTCTTTGATCTCGCGGACAACATCCAGATCAATGCCTTCGGGATCGTATACCCAGCCGGTAGAATCGGACATCGTGACAACCTTAGCGCCCAACTGCTGAGCCTTCTGTGTAGCATAGATGGCAACGTTACCAGCGCCGGACACAACAACAGTCTTACCAGCCAAATCCATGCCGTGATCCTTGAGCATTTCCTCAGTAAAGTAAACCAGGCCATAGCCAGTAGCCTCAGTACGGGCCAAAGAACCGCCGTAGGTCAGACCTTTACCGGTGAGAACGCTCTCATAACGGTTGACAATACGTTTATACTGGCCATACAGATAACCGATCTCACGGCCGCCTACACCGATATCACCAGCGGGAACATCGGTGTCCGCACCGATATGACGATACAACTCGGTCATAAAACTCTGGCAGAAGCGCATGATCTCATTGTCCGACTTGCCCTTAGGATCAAAGTCCGAACCGCCCTTACCGCCGCCGATGGGCAGGCCAGTCAGAGAATTCTTGAAGATCTGCTCAAAACCTAGGAATTTAATGATGCCCACATTGACCGACGGATGAAAACGAAGACCACCCTTATACGGACCAATGGCGCTGTTAAATTCCACACGGTAACCACGGTTGACATGAACCTTGCCATTGTCATCCACCCACGGCACACGGAACTTAATCTGACGCTCCGGCTCAAC
This genomic window contains:
- the nrdG gene encoding anaerobic ribonucleoside-triphosphate reductase activating protein; protein product: MGSVLRLAGVAEDSIVDGPGLRLAIFVQGCPHNCPGCHNPETHDSSGGYDFSVEDIIQKLQKNPLLDGITLSGGEPLCQPVPLVQLALSAQKMGKNVWLYTGFTWKQVLQMREKDDAVRALLDQVDVLVDGPFIQSQRSLELHFRGSSNQHLIDVQKSLEADIDHPILWE
- the gdhA gene encoding NADP-specific glutamate dehydrogenase, with amino-acid sequence MSYVQSVLEAVIQQNPGEKEFHQAVTEVLNTLAPVIERNPQFEKAGLLERLVEPERQIKFRVPWVDDNGKVHVNRGYRVEFNSAIGPYKGGLRFHPSVNVGIIKFLGFEQIFKNSLTGLPIGGGKGGSDFDPKGKSDNEIMRFCQSFMTELYRHIGADTDVPAGDIGVGGREIGYLYGQYKRIVNRYESVLTGKGLTYGGSLARTEATGYGLVYFTEEMLKDHGMDLAGKTVVVSGAGNVAIYATQKAQQLGAKVVTMSDSTGWVYDPEGIDLDVVREIKEVRRGRISEYVAARPNAQYHEGRGVWTIPCDVALPCATQNELDVEDARILIKNGVKAVAEGANMPSTIEATEEFQKNGILFAPGKASNAGGVATSALEMSQNAQRLSWTFEEVDQKLQSIMVNIYHQAASAAKEYDAEDNLVLGANIAGFLKVADAMMAQGVV